One part of the Arachidicoccus terrestris genome encodes these proteins:
- a CDS encoding cytochrome C oxidase subunit IV family protein, which produces MSNLEQLESGGHTHAHAFDSKKVKREIWRITLYLSILTVVELLLGFLMMPWPEESLKRHLVKGVVMALMLWKAFYIIGYFMHLRHEVRNMIMVIAIPSLLFIWFIGAFLGDGQSYKDLRARMDPYHVERAQLPMEFPEEGHHEGHETPAVHHMEAPAATADSAKGTH; this is translated from the coding sequence ATGTCAAATTTAGAACAATTAGAGAGCGGCGGACACACACATGCACATGCGTTTGATTCCAAGAAAGTGAAAAGAGAGATCTGGAGGATTACCTTATATCTTTCTATACTGACTGTTGTTGAGCTTTTGCTTGGGTTTTTAATGATGCCCTGGCCGGAAGAAAGCCTCAAAAGACATTTGGTAAAAGGTGTCGTAATGGCATTGATGTTGTGGAAAGCTTTTTATATCATTGGCTATTTTATGCACTTGCGTCATGAAGTTCGTAACATGATTATGGTGATCGCTATTCCGTCTTTATTATTTATCTGGTTTATCGGCGCCTTCCTGGGAGATGGTCAGTCTTATAAGGATTTAAGAGCCAGAATGGATCCATATCACGTGGAACGTGCCCAGTTGCCCATGGAATTTCCGGAAGAAGGCCATCATGAAGGTCATGAGACCCCTGCGGTGCATCATATGGAAGCCCCTGCCGCTACAGCAGATTCTGCTAAGGGTACGCATTAA